A portion of the Rhodopseudomonas sp. BAL398 genome contains these proteins:
- a CDS encoding NADH:flavin oxidoreductase/NADH oxidase, with translation MKLFESLPLRSVTLRNRLAVSPMCQYSARDGFASDYHLVHLGRFAMGGFGLVMVEATAVLPEGRITHGDLGLWSDAHVDGLARIATALKASGAVAAIQLAHAGPKAASQRPWEGNGPLSQADFDRGEDPWPVVSASDKPYADGWLKPTALTRAMMDEVKAAFVAATSRALAAGFDVVEVHCAHGYLLNSFLSPVTNNRIDEYGSDIDGRMRFPLEVVEAVRNVMPDDKPLFVRVSAVDGLREGMSIDDTVEFARRLKTFGVDVVDCSSGGIAPRYEYPSSYGYQVPYASRVRAEVGISTAAVGLIVDAHQAEAVVADDHADIVAIGREALVDPNFPLHAEAQLGAADPANPYGSFPVQATWWLQGRANQIRQMEAATSRASADS, from the coding sequence GTGAAACTGTTCGAATCCCTTCCTCTGCGCAGCGTCACGCTGCGCAATCGCCTCGCTGTCTCTCCGATGTGCCAATACTCGGCACGCGACGGGTTCGCGAGCGACTATCACCTCGTTCATCTCGGCCGCTTCGCGATGGGAGGCTTTGGCCTCGTCATGGTTGAGGCAACCGCCGTTCTTCCTGAAGGGCGCATCACACATGGCGATCTTGGTCTCTGGTCTGATGCCCATGTCGACGGCCTGGCGCGCATCGCGACGGCGCTGAAGGCGTCGGGAGCGGTCGCCGCCATTCAACTCGCACATGCGGGACCGAAGGCGGCAAGCCAGCGCCCGTGGGAAGGCAATGGGCCGCTTTCGCAGGCCGACTTCGATCGCGGAGAGGATCCTTGGCCCGTCGTCTCCGCATCGGACAAGCCCTATGCGGATGGCTGGCTGAAGCCGACGGCGCTGACCCGCGCCATGATGGATGAGGTGAAGGCCGCGTTCGTCGCCGCGACGAGCCGCGCCCTTGCCGCCGGCTTCGATGTGGTCGAAGTGCATTGCGCGCATGGATATCTGCTCAACAGCTTCCTTTCGCCCGTCACAAACAATCGTATCGACGAATATGGTAGCGACATCGATGGCCGCATGCGGTTTCCTCTGGAAGTGGTCGAGGCCGTGCGCAACGTCATGCCCGACGACAAGCCGCTTTTCGTCCGCGTTTCCGCTGTCGATGGTTTGCGCGAGGGCATGTCGATCGACGACACGGTCGAGTTCGCGCGACGGCTGAAAACGTTCGGTGTCGACGTTGTCGACTGCTCGTCGGGCGGCATCGCCCCCCGCTACGAGTATCCGTCGAGCTACGGCTACCAAGTGCCCTATGCTTCGCGCGTCCGCGCTGAGGTCGGCATCAGCACGGCAGCCGTGGGCCTGATCGTCGATGCCCACCAGGCCGAGGCGGTCGTGGCAGACGACCACGCCGACATCGTCGCCATTGGCCGTGAAGCCCTCGTCGATCCTAACTTCCCGCTGCACGCGGAAGCTCAGTTGGGTGCCGCGGACCCGGCGAATCCCTATGGGTCCTTCCCTGTGCAGGCCACTTGGTGGCTCCAGGGCCGCGCCAACCAAATTCGGCAGATGGAAGCGGCGACGTCGCGCGCCTCGGCGGATTCCTGA
- a CDS encoding aldo/keto reductase codes for MSELRGYAASQPRLFLNDRKAIPQIGLGVWQTPPEVAGPSVETALRAGYCHIDTAAIYRNEVGVGEGIRAAGIGRKNLFITTKLWNEDQGYDATLRAFDESLERLGLDYVDLYLIHWPSPQRGLYVDTWKAFIRLQEQGLVRSIGVSNFEAEHLNKIISATGVAPVLNQVELHPRFQQRKLRDVHEKLGIATQSWSPLGQGTLLGHPVINSIAERHQRTPAQIIIRWHIDNGLVVIPKSVTPSRIVENFDVFGFGLDEAELVAIGKLNATDGRIGPNPLTATF; via the coding sequence ATGTCGGAGCTGCGAGGTTACGCGGCATCGCAGCCGCGCCTTTTCCTGAACGACAGGAAAGCAATCCCGCAAATCGGCCTTGGTGTTTGGCAGACGCCGCCAGAAGTAGCAGGGCCGTCAGTCGAGACGGCCCTGCGCGCGGGCTACTGTCACATCGACACGGCTGCGATCTATCGCAACGAGGTCGGCGTCGGCGAAGGCATTCGCGCGGCGGGTATAGGCCGTAAGAACCTGTTCATCACCACGAAACTCTGGAATGAGGATCAGGGTTACGATGCGACGCTGCGCGCATTCGACGAAAGCCTAGAGCGATTGGGTCTCGACTATGTCGATCTCTACCTGATCCATTGGCCATCGCCGCAGCGAGGCCTCTACGTGGATACTTGGAAAGCCTTCATCCGGCTGCAGGAACAAGGCTTGGTCAGGTCGATCGGTGTTTCGAATTTCGAGGCCGAGCACCTGAACAAGATCATCTCCGCGACCGGCGTCGCGCCAGTGCTCAACCAGGTCGAGCTGCACCCGCGGTTTCAGCAGCGCAAGTTGCGCGATGTCCACGAAAAACTCGGAATCGCGACGCAGTCGTGGAGCCCTCTCGGACAAGGCACGCTGCTCGGCCATCCTGTGATCAATTCGATCGCCGAAAGGCACCAGAGAACACCCGCGCAGATCATCATCCGATGGCATATCGACAACGGGCTCGTTGTCATCCCTAAGTCTGTTACACCGTCTCGCATCGTCGAAAATTTCGATGTGTTCGGCTTTGGTCTCGATGAAGCTGAGCTCGTAGCCATTGGAAAGCTAAATGCGACCGACGGCCGTATTGGTCCCAATCCTCTGACGGCGACCTTCTGA
- a CDS encoding TrbI/VirB10 family protein: MSENEPRNEELPEDDATPLTGEPASPAPMRLRAEPPRVTRLSRKVLAGLGLATSVGLGGALIYALQTRDVGRPNEELYSTENRSTADGLAGLPRDYSGVPRLGPPLPGDLGRPIVGAQERGQPVPAPGIATPNPGISPEEQRRLQEIETARTSRLFSGTETRAGASSAAPSIAPPPAPDLASLGLAPPPATPSAQDRQNAFLNAAPDRRTVSADRVAAPASPNILQAGAVISAALITGIRSDLPGQITAQVTENIYDSPTGRILLVPQGTRVIGQYDNDVQFGQSRVLLVWNRLIFPNGRSIVLERQPGTDAEGYAGLQDGVDYHWWDLAKAAGLSTLLSVGAELATNDDDRLISAIRNGGQDTINDAGQQIVRRQLNVAPTLTIRPGFPVRVIVTRDLVLEPYGSS, encoded by the coding sequence GTGAGCGAGAACGAGCCCCGAAATGAGGAACTGCCCGAGGACGATGCAACGCCCTTGACCGGCGAGCCGGCAAGCCCCGCGCCGATGCGGCTGCGTGCCGAGCCGCCTCGGGTGACGCGACTGTCCCGGAAGGTTCTCGCTGGCCTCGGTCTCGCTACCAGCGTCGGACTTGGCGGCGCGCTGATCTATGCGCTCCAGACCCGCGACGTCGGTCGGCCCAACGAGGAACTCTATTCGACCGAGAACCGGTCGACCGCCGACGGCCTCGCCGGCCTGCCACGCGACTATAGCGGCGTTCCACGCTTGGGACCGCCGCTGCCTGGGGACCTCGGCCGCCCTATCGTCGGTGCCCAGGAACGTGGCCAGCCAGTGCCTGCGCCCGGCATCGCGACGCCCAATCCCGGGATCAGCCCGGAGGAGCAGCGACGCCTTCAGGAAATCGAGACCGCTCGCACCAGCAGGCTGTTTTCCGGCACTGAGACGCGCGCCGGAGCATCCTCAGCGGCACCCAGTATCGCTCCGCCACCGGCGCCCGACCTCGCGAGCCTTGGCCTGGCGCCGCCGCCGGCGACGCCATCTGCACAGGATCGTCAAAACGCCTTCCTCAACGCCGCACCGGACCGGCGCACAGTGTCTGCTGACCGGGTCGCAGCACCAGCGTCCCCCAACATTCTTCAAGCGGGAGCCGTAATCTCTGCCGCACTGATCACCGGCATCCGGTCCGACTTGCCGGGCCAGATCACCGCGCAGGTCACCGAGAATATCTACGACAGCCCGACCGGCCGCATTCTCCTCGTGCCGCAGGGCACACGGGTCATTGGCCAGTACGACAACGACGTGCAGTTCGGGCAAAGCCGAGTGCTGCTTGTCTGGAACCGGCTGATCTTTCCGAACGGTCGGTCGATCGTTCTCGAGCGCCAGCCTGGTACTGACGCCGAAGGTTACGCCGGCCTGCAGGACGGCGTCGACTATCACTGGTGGGATCTGGCGAAGGCGGCAGGCCTCTCGACGCTCCTCAGCGTCGGCGCGGAACTGGCCACAAACGACGACGACCGACTTATCAGCGCGATCCGCAACGGCGGGCAGGACACGATAAACGACGCTGGCCAGCAGATTGTGCGCCGCCAGCTCAATGTCGCGCCGACTCTGACGATCCGCCCCGGATTCCCCGTGCGCGTGATCGTCACTCGCGATCTGGTACTCGAACCCTATGGGAGCAGCTAA
- the trbF gene encoding conjugal transfer protein TrbF: MFKRPTTHYGKAPEPETPYQRAAQVWDERIGTSRVQAKNWRLMAFGSLILSAGFATALVVQSARGTIVPWVVQVDRLGQAQAVAPAVADYRPTDPQIAFHLARFIEQVRSIPADAIIVRQNWLRAYDFTTDRGAMALNDYARANDPFAKVGRQQIAIDVSSVIRASPDSFRVAWVERRYENGQLAETTRWTAILTIVLQTPRNADRLRANPLGIYVNAINWSRELGQ, from the coding sequence ATGTTCAAACGACCAACCACCCACTACGGCAAAGCCCCCGAGCCCGAGACGCCCTATCAGCGCGCCGCCCAGGTCTGGGATGAACGCATCGGCACCTCGCGCGTGCAGGCCAAGAATTGGCGACTGATGGCGTTCGGCTCGCTGATCCTGTCCGCTGGCTTTGCTACCGCGCTCGTCGTGCAATCGGCGCGGGGCACGATCGTGCCATGGGTGGTGCAGGTCGATCGGCTCGGCCAAGCCCAGGCCGTCGCGCCTGCCGTCGCCGACTACCGGCCGACCGATCCGCAAATCGCCTTCCACCTCGCGCGTTTTATCGAGCAGGTTCGCTCGATTCCGGCCGACGCCATCATCGTTCGCCAGAATTGGCTTCGCGCCTATGACTTCACGACCGATCGGGGGGCCATGGCGCTGAATGACTACGCCCGAGCGAATGATCCTTTTGCGAAGGTCGGTCGCCAGCAGATCGCCATTGATGTCTCCAGCGTCATCCGGGCTTCTCCCGACAGCTTCCGCGTCGCCTGGGTCGAGCGCCGATACGAGAACGGCCAGCTTGCCGAAACCACCCGCTGGACCGCGATCCTGACGATCGTGCTGCAGACCCCGCGCAACGCCGACCGGCTCAGGGCGAACCCGCTCGGCATCTACGTCAACGCCATCAACTGGTCACGGGAGCTTGGGCAATGA
- a CDS encoding putative quinol monooxygenase: protein MNMLKKIALSTVVAAGAFLSSQAANAQIALQPSPNGEVAIIVNFEVKPGAEAEFERVFRRSVSCSRLEPGNITFNVHKTLGSERGYVLYEVWRNEAAVNSHFARPYTVALFSMFDRNLVRPITEGGLHFVQDLDPQPRSAPATTDPTSLAECR, encoded by the coding sequence ATGAACATGCTCAAGAAGATCGCGCTCAGCACCGTCGTCGCTGCGGGTGCATTTCTGTCCTCGCAGGCCGCCAACGCGCAGATCGCGCTGCAGCCTAGCCCGAACGGCGAGGTCGCCATCATCGTCAACTTTGAGGTGAAGCCTGGTGCCGAAGCTGAGTTCGAGCGTGTTTTCCGCCGCTCGGTGAGTTGCTCGCGCCTCGAGCCCGGCAACATCACCTTCAACGTGCATAAGACGCTGGGCAGCGAGCGAGGCTATGTCCTCTACGAGGTGTGGCGCAACGAGGCCGCGGTGAACAGCCACTTCGCCCGCCCTTACACCGTGGCGCTCTTCTCAATGTTCGATCGCAATCTGGTCCGTCCGATTACCGAAGGCGGCCTGCACTTCGTCCAGGACCTCGACCCGCAGCCGCGCTCCGCTCCGGCCACCACGGACCCGACCTCGCTGGCCGAGTGCCGCTGA
- a CDS encoding SDR family NAD(P)-dependent oxidoreductase translates to MEIEMSKTPLKTLEGKVALVTGASSGIGRATAIELARRGAKVIASARRGAEIEALVAEIKSEGFEATAVVADVNVEQSVIDLVAKTISTYGRIDVAFNNAGTEGAFTPFVEQTNETYDTVFNANVRGVFWSMKHEAKAMLAQGGGTIINNASMGGVIGFANAGLYIASKHAVLGLTKTAAIELFKQGVRVNAINPGIIDTPFQDRIWPSAEAKYAFAATTVPGRAGTPEEMATVVAFLASDDASFISGHGLLIDGGYTIA, encoded by the coding sequence ATGGAGATCGAAATGAGCAAGACTCCCCTCAAGACCCTCGAAGGTAAAGTTGCCCTCGTGACTGGCGCCAGCTCCGGCATTGGTCGCGCCACCGCAATCGAACTCGCCCGCCGCGGCGCCAAGGTGATCGCCAGCGCTCGCCGCGGCGCCGAGATCGAGGCCCTTGTGGCCGAGATCAAGAGCGAGGGCTTCGAAGCCACGGCCGTCGTGGCCGACGTGAACGTTGAGCAGAGCGTGATCGACCTCGTCGCCAAAACGATTTCGACCTACGGCCGCATCGACGTCGCTTTCAACAACGCCGGCACCGAGGGTGCGTTCACCCCGTTCGTCGAACAGACCAACGAGACTTACGACACGGTCTTCAATGCCAATGTGCGCGGCGTGTTCTGGTCGATGAAGCACGAGGCCAAGGCGATGCTGGCGCAGGGTGGCGGCACGATCATCAACAACGCCTCCATGGGTGGTGTGATCGGCTTCGCGAATGCCGGCCTCTACATCGCCAGCAAACACGCTGTCCTCGGCCTGACCAAGACGGCAGCGATCGAGCTGTTCAAGCAGGGCGTCCGAGTGAACGCCATCAATCCGGGCATCATCGATACGCCGTTCCAGGACCGCATCTGGCCGAGTGCCGAGGCGAAGTACGCCTTCGCCGCCACCACGGTCCCGGGCCGCGCGGGGACGCCGGAGGAGATGGCCACGGTCGTGGCCTTCCTGGCATCGGACGATGCCTCGTTCATCTCGGGCCACGGCCTGCTGATCGACGGCGGCTACACGATCGCCTGA
- a CDS encoding aldo/keto reductase encodes MLGTRNLGRQGLEVSMIGLGCMGMSQAYGASDDDESIATIHRAIELGCTFFDTAEAYGPFSNEELLGRALEGRREKVTIATKFGFLLQDGRRAGTDSRPDHIREVVDASLKRLRTDRIDLLYQHRVDPSVPIEDVAGTVKELIAQGKVLYFGMSEAGEDAIRRAHAVQPVSALQSEYSIWERNLEDRIIPALRELGIGLVPFSPLGRGFLTGTAQRAEQYGAGDFRSNGDPRFQAENFDANVKIARLVQDVAMEAGASAAQVALAWVLRAGDDIVPIPGTKRRRYLEDNLGAANLVLTVEQAAKLDSVLGAGGVSGARYNDHDLSMLNR; translated from the coding sequence ATGCTTGGAACGCGGAATCTGGGCCGCCAAGGCCTCGAAGTATCGATGATCGGGCTCGGGTGCATGGGCATGAGCCAGGCTTACGGCGCATCCGACGACGATGAATCGATCGCGACGATCCACCGTGCCATCGAGCTCGGCTGCACCTTCTTCGACACCGCGGAGGCCTATGGGCCATTTAGCAATGAGGAGCTGCTCGGTCGTGCGCTCGAGGGCCGGCGTGAGAAGGTCACCATCGCGACGAAGTTCGGTTTCCTTCTCCAGGACGGCCGCCGCGCTGGCACCGATAGCCGCCCCGATCATATTCGGGAGGTCGTCGACGCCTCATTGAAGCGGCTGCGGACCGACCGCATCGATCTGCTCTATCAGCATCGGGTCGATCCGAGCGTTCCAATCGAGGATGTCGCCGGCACGGTCAAAGAGCTGATCGCTCAGGGCAAGGTTCTGTATTTCGGCATGTCCGAAGCCGGCGAAGATGCGATTCGGCGAGCTCACGCTGTTCAGCCGGTGTCAGCCCTTCAAAGCGAATATTCCATCTGGGAGCGCAATCTCGAAGACCGCATCATCCCGGCGCTCCGTGAACTCGGGATTGGCCTTGTCCCGTTTAGCCCGCTCGGGCGCGGCTTTCTGACCGGGACTGCGCAGCGCGCCGAGCAGTACGGAGCTGGTGACTTCCGCAGCAATGGCGACCCGCGTTTCCAGGCCGAGAATTTTGACGCCAACGTGAAAATCGCACGATTGGTCCAGGACGTCGCGATGGAAGCCGGCGCCTCGGCCGCTCAGGTTGCGCTAGCGTGGGTCCTGCGCGCTGGCGACGACATCGTCCCGATCCCGGGGACGAAACGACGCCGGTATCTCGAAGACAATCTCGGGGCAGCAAATCTGGTGCTGACAGTCGAACAGGCTGCGAAGCTCGATAGCGTCCTTGGAGCCGGTGGCGTGTCCGGCGCGAGGTACAATGACCACGACCTATCCATGCTGAATCGCTGA
- the trbL gene encoding P-type conjugative transfer protein TrbL — protein sequence MGGTGVIDHFLEVFTRYIDSGFGLLSGEVAFIATTLIVIDVTLAALFWSWGADDDIMTRLVKKTLFVGVFAYIIGNWNNLARIVFESFAGLGLKASGTSFSTADLMRPGKVAQTGLDAGRPLLDSISSLMGYWSFFENFIQIACMFLAWALVLLAFFILAIQLFVTLIEFKLTTLAGFVLIPFGLFGKSAFMAERVLGNVISSGIKVLVLAVIIGIGSTLFSEFTSGFGGATPTIDEAMAIVLAALSLLGLGIFGPGIASGLVSGGPQLSAGAAVGTGLAAGGMVALGAGAVGAAASGGAALAGGAAAAARGGAAIAGGASTAYSLGAAGQSGAAGVASGLGGVARAGGSAAVSPLRRAASRAAESMRSSFNAGGKAAFEVTGGTSTAGSIGGDAAGDSAAAAGSANAGGPPAWAQRMRRSQHMTHAVQATAHAVRSGDAHGGGSSVNLSEGDR from the coding sequence ATGGGCGGCACCGGCGTCATCGACCACTTCCTCGAGGTCTTCACTCGCTACATCGACAGCGGTTTCGGTCTGCTCAGCGGCGAGGTCGCCTTCATCGCCACAACGCTGATCGTCATCGATGTAACGCTTGCGGCGCTGTTCTGGAGCTGGGGCGCCGACGACGACATCATGACGCGGCTGGTCAAGAAGACCCTGTTCGTCGGCGTCTTCGCCTACATCATCGGCAACTGGAACAACCTCGCCCGGATCGTCTTCGAAAGCTTCGCCGGCCTCGGCCTAAAGGCCAGCGGCACCAGCTTCTCGACCGCAGACCTCATGCGTCCCGGCAAGGTCGCGCAGACCGGGCTCGACGCCGGACGGCCGCTGCTCGACTCGATTTCCAGCCTGATGGGCTATTGGTCGTTCTTCGAGAATTTCATCCAAATCGCCTGCATGTTCCTCGCCTGGGCGCTGGTGCTGCTGGCCTTCTTCATTCTCGCCATCCAGCTCTTCGTCACACTTATCGAGTTCAAGCTGACGACGCTGGCGGGCTTCGTGCTGATCCCGTTCGGCCTGTTCGGCAAGTCGGCCTTCATGGCCGAGCGCGTGCTCGGCAACGTCATCTCCTCCGGCATCAAGGTCCTGGTGCTGGCCGTCATCATCGGCATCGGCTCGACCCTCTTCTCCGAGTTCACGTCCGGCTTCGGCGGCGCAACCCCCACCATCGACGAAGCGATGGCGATCGTGCTCGCCGCGCTGTCGCTGCTCGGCCTCGGCATCTTCGGTCCGGGCATCGCGAGCGGCCTCGTCTCCGGCGGCCCGCAACTCAGCGCCGGCGCAGCGGTCGGCACGGGCCTGGCCGCAGGCGGCATGGTCGCGCTCGGCGCTGGCGCCGTTGGCGCCGCAGCGTCGGGTGGCGCCGCGCTGGCCGGTGGCGCTGCCGCAGCCGCCCGTGGCGGCGCGGCAATAGCTGGCGGTGCATCCACCGCCTACAGCCTCGGCGCTGCCGGTCAATCCGGCGCGGCCGGAGTCGCTTCCGGGCTCGGGGGCGTTGCCCGTGCCGGCGGTAGCGCCGCCGTCTCACCACTGCGACGCGCCGCTTCGCGTGCCGCCGAAAGCATGCGTTCCAGCTTTAACGCTGGCGGCAAGGCCGCCTTCGAGGTGACGGGTGGCACGTCCACCGCGGGCTCGATCGGCGGTGACGCTGCCGGTGACAGCGCCGCTGCCGCCGGTTCCGCAAACGCCGGCGGTCCGCCGGCCTGGGCGCAGCGGATGCGGCGCTCGCAGCACATGACCCATGCCGTCCAGGCCACGGCCCATGCCGTCCGCTCAGGCGACGCCCATGGCGGCGGCTCTTCCGTCAATCTTTCCGAAGGCGATCGCTGA
- a CDS encoding putative quinol monooxygenase codes for MMTTQSSSSVPTPSNGTQLTLIAFIRAKKGMGDELGRRLWTLVEPARAEPGNINYDLHRSNEDPDVWVLYENWKDASDLTAHFELPYMKAFVAALPEVLEGEMDLRRSAMVTTVAVKV; via the coding sequence ATGATGACCACGCAATCTTCCTCCAGCGTTCCGACGCCTTCAAACGGCACGCAGCTTACGCTGATCGCTTTCATCCGGGCCAAGAAAGGCATGGGCGATGAACTCGGCCGGCGCCTTTGGACGCTCGTCGAGCCGGCGCGCGCTGAGCCTGGCAACATCAACTATGACCTGCACCGCTCGAACGAGGATCCCGACGTCTGGGTGCTCTACGAGAATTGGAAGGACGCGTCCGACCTGACCGCGCACTTCGAGCTTCCGTACATGAAGGCCTTTGTCGCCGCGCTTCCCGAGGTTCTCGAAGGCGAGATGGACCTGCGGCGTTCCGCGATGGTCACCACCGTTGCCGTGAAGGTCTGA
- a CDS encoding DUF2274 domain-containing protein has product MAKLKLTGLPDSKPVKVSLELPAQVHRGLVEYAEVLGHETGQAIGDATLLIPLMIERFMATDRAFAKARQMNRRPQEKLVRAE; this is encoded by the coding sequence ATGGCCAAGTTGAAACTCACCGGACTACCGGACAGTAAGCCCGTCAAAGTGTCGCTGGAACTGCCGGCTCAAGTTCACCGCGGCCTTGTAGAGTACGCCGAGGTTCTAGGGCACGAAACCGGTCAGGCTATAGGTGATGCGACGCTTCTCATACCGCTGATGATCGAACGCTTCATGGCAACTGACCGCGCGTTTGCCAAAGCTCGCCAGATGAATCGTCGGCCCCAGGAGAAATTAGTTCGGGCCGAATAG
- the trbG gene encoding P-type conjugative transfer protein TrbG → MKPYFRKAGNPASHTLVFPALRRSAFPMALLATTALAGCATTTPPPEISYDNAAPAVQTVDPPAPVTVVELPRPLPLPGQLQRVPETRRAPEPTDPTARVNQANAAARIQPVRDGFINSMQVYPFTQGALYQVYTAVGQITDIALQPGEQLVGSGPVAAGDTVRWIIGDTESGSGATRQIHILVKPTRADLMTNLVINTNIRTYHMELRSTERTYMASVSWQYPQDQLIALRRQNAEAQAAQPVASGVDLANVNFRYAIEGDRAPWRPLRAFDDGRQVFIEFPRGIGQGEMPPLFVVGPEGNTSELVNYRVRGHHMIVDRLFAAAELRFGSGDRQKRVRITRTDGRSAS, encoded by the coding sequence ATGAAGCCGTATTTCCGTAAAGCCGGAAACCCGGCTTCGCACACACTCGTATTTCCGGCTCTCCGTAGATCCGCTTTCCCCATGGCCCTGCTGGCGACAACCGCGCTCGCCGGCTGCGCCACCACCACTCCACCCCCGGAGATCTCCTACGACAACGCCGCTCCGGCGGTGCAGACGGTCGACCCGCCAGCGCCGGTGACCGTGGTCGAACTGCCCCGGCCGCTACCGCTGCCTGGCCAGTTGCAGCGCGTGCCGGAGACGCGCCGCGCGCCAGAGCCCACCGATCCCACCGCCAGGGTCAACCAGGCCAATGCCGCTGCGCGTATCCAGCCGGTGCGGGATGGCTTCATCAACTCGATGCAAGTCTATCCCTTCACGCAGGGCGCGCTCTATCAGGTCTACACCGCCGTAGGGCAGATCACCGACATCGCGTTGCAGCCCGGTGAGCAGCTCGTCGGCTCAGGGCCTGTCGCAGCCGGCGACACCGTGCGCTGGATCATCGGCGATACCGAGAGTGGTTCAGGCGCGACCCGCCAAATCCACATCCTCGTGAAGCCCACGCGGGCCGACCTGATGACGAACCTCGTCATCAACACCAACATACGCACCTATCACATGGAGCTTCGCTCGACCGAGCGGACCTATATGGCGTCCGTCTCATGGCAGTATCCACAGGACCAGCTCATCGCGCTGCGCCGTCAGAACGCCGAGGCGCAGGCCGCCCAGCCGGTTGCGAGCGGTGTCGATCTCGCCAACGTCAACTTCCGTTATGCGATCGAGGGCGATCGAGCGCCTTGGCGGCCACTGCGCGCCTTCGACGATGGCCGGCAGGTCTTCATCGAATTCCCTCGCGGCATTGGTCAGGGCGAGATGCCGCCGCTCTTCGTTGTCGGTCCCGAGGGCAACACGTCCGAGCTGGTGAACTACCGGGTTCGCGGCCACCACATGATCGTCGACCGCCTGTTCGCCGCCGCCGAGTTGCGCTTTGGTTCGGGAGATCGTCAGAAGCGCGTCCGCATCACCCGCACCGACGGGAGGTCGGCGTCGTGA
- a CDS encoding LysR family transcriptional regulator, which translates to MADRVFDLRYLHYALLAAEQGSFRRAAALLGIHQTQVGRRIRALEDGLGADIFERSRKGCRLTAAGETFLRTASVGMDHVARAAQSVAAIANNQGGSLDVAMMATLSSQLAQDLFRGYLERYQKTNLRVHRGVGSEYIPRLVDGRLDVAIVVGEPTIAGIATLRLWEEHLMLAMPTTHALAEKQAVGWEDLVNETFILTATGAGPEVLAYLQRRSAEIGSRLNVVTHEVNREDLVHLVTMGFGVTLLGESTVDALVPGAVVRPLRDPVEKIPTSAMWARHNVNPALKKFLRLASNRASRSKG; encoded by the coding sequence ATGGCGGATCGTGTGTTTGATCTGCGCTATCTCCACTATGCGCTGCTGGCTGCCGAGCAAGGTAGCTTTCGCAGAGCAGCGGCGTTGCTGGGGATTCATCAGACTCAGGTGGGGCGAAGAATTCGCGCGCTGGAGGACGGTCTCGGCGCAGACATTTTTGAGCGGAGCCGCAAAGGCTGCCGGCTAACGGCGGCAGGGGAGACGTTTCTGAGAACGGCCAGTGTGGGCATGGATCACGTAGCGCGAGCGGCGCAGTCAGTTGCCGCAATTGCGAATAATCAGGGCGGCAGCCTCGATGTTGCTATGATGGCTACACTTTCGTCGCAGCTCGCACAGGATCTCTTTAGAGGGTATTTGGAGCGCTACCAAAAGACCAACCTACGAGTTCATCGAGGTGTCGGCAGCGAGTATATTCCCCGGCTGGTCGACGGTCGCCTCGATGTAGCGATCGTAGTTGGCGAGCCGACAATAGCCGGGATAGCGACATTGCGGCTTTGGGAGGAGCACCTGATGCTGGCGATGCCGACCACCCATGCATTGGCAGAGAAGCAGGCGGTCGGTTGGGAGGATCTTGTGAATGAGACCTTCATTTTGACCGCGACAGGGGCCGGGCCCGAAGTGCTTGCCTATCTGCAACGCCGCTCTGCCGAGATCGGCTCTCGTTTGAACGTCGTGACGCATGAAGTGAACCGGGAGGATTTGGTTCACTTGGTAACCATGGGTTTTGGCGTCACCTTGTTAGGGGAGTCGACCGTTGATGCGCTTGTACCTGGCGCTGTGGTCCGTCCGCTGCGAGATCCGGTCGAAAAAATCCCCACAAGCGCGATGTGGGCCAGGCACAACGTCAATCCCGCGTTGAAGAAATTCCTTCGGCTTGCCTCAAATCGGGCCAGCCGGAGCAAGGGATGA